In one Sander lucioperca isolate FBNREF2018 chromosome 7, SLUC_FBN_1.2, whole genome shotgun sequence genomic region, the following are encoded:
- the kcnj11l gene encoding potassium inwardly rectifying channel subfamily J member 11, like isoform X1, protein MLARKGLLPDGFLLTRLAEDQNQPNRSRSRAHRARFITKSGSCNVAHRNIREQGRFLLDVFTTMVDLKWQHSFLIFTSAFLCSWMLFAMIWWLLAFAHGDLEPRGADAEPGPVPCVTAINSFTSAFLFSIEVQVTIGFGGRMVTEECVLAIMVLIIQNILGLIINAVMLGCVFMKTAQANRRAETLIFSRNAVIAPRNGRPTFMFRVGDLRKSMIISATVQLQVIRRTVTAEGEVIPVCQLDIQVENPLRSNGIFLVSPLIISHTMERGSPLYELSAQSLATDDLEIIVILEGVVETTGITMQARTSYTPEEILWGRRFVSIMTEEDGRYCVDYSKFGNTLPVKMSSLSAKELDQIRGVHEGGPDAAHPQGWGLVRAGRGGFRRGGGRACDGASAPQPWYAQSEPAPMAGREGEHRGREKKVQLEVIGRQTEEETLGD, encoded by the exons aTGTTGGCTAGGAAGGGTCTCCTGCCAGACGGTTTCCTGCTGACCCGTCTGgcggaggaccagaaccagccgaACCGCAGCCGCTCCAGAGCTCACAGAGCTCGCTTCATCACCAAGTCGGGATCCTGCAACGTGGCTCACAGGAACATCCGGGAGCAG GGCCGCTTCCTGCTGGATGTTTTCACCACCATGGTGGACCTGAAGTGGCAGCACTCCTTCCTGATCTTCACCTCGGCGTTCCTCTGCTCGTGGATGCTGTTCGCTATGATCTGGTGGCTGCTGGCGTTCGCCCACGGAGACCTGGAGCCGCGTGGCGCCGACGCTGAGCCGGGCCCGGTGCCCTGCGTCACCGCCATCAACTCCTTCACCTCCGCCTTCCTCTTCTCCATCGAGGTCCAG GTGACCATCGGCTTCGGCGGGCGGATGGTGACGGAGGAGTGCGTTCTGGCCATCATGGTGCTGATCATCCAGAACATCCTGGGGCTGATCATCAACGCCGTGATGCTCGGCTGCGTCTTCATGAAGACGGCGCAGGCGAACCGCCGCGCCGAGACGCTCATCTTCTCCAGGAACGCCGTCATCGCCCCGCGCAACGGCCGGCCCACCTTCATGTTCAGAGTCGGAGACCTGAGGAAGAGTATGATCATCTCAGCCACCGTGCAGCTGCAG GTGATCCGGCGGACGGTGACAGCGGAGGGCGAGGTGATCCCCGTGTGCCAGCTGGACATCCAGGTGGAGAACCCTCTGAGGAGTAACGGCATCTTCCTGGTTTCCCCGCTGATCATCAGCCACACCATGGAGCGGGGGAGTCCGCTGTACGAGCTGTCGGCCCAGTCGCTGGCCACCGACGACCTCGAGATCATCGTCATCCTGGAAG gCGTGGTGGAGACCACGGGGATCACCATGCAGGCGAGGACCTCCTACACCCCCGAGGAGATCCTGTGGGGGCGCCGTTTCGTCTCCATCATGACGGAGGAGGACGGCCGCTACTGCGTCGACTACTCAAAGTTCGGCAACACGCTTCCCGTCAAGATGTCCTCGCTCAGCGCCAAGGAGCTGGACCAGATCCGGGGCGTGCACGAGGGAGGCCCGGACGCCGCGCACCCGCAGGGCTGGGGGCTCGTCCGCGCCGGGAGGGGGGGCTTCCGCAGGGGGGGGGGCCGCGCCTGTGACGGAGCCTCCGCCCCGCAGCCCTGGTACGCCCAATCAGAGCCGGCGCCCATGgcggggagagagggggagcacAGAGGGCGGGAGAAGAAGGTGCAGCTGGAGGTGATTGGACGACAGACGGAAGAGGAAACTCTCGGGGACTGA
- the LOC116059844 gene encoding uncharacterized protein LOC116059844 isoform X2, producing MAANTYRMTDRDITRMIQLRATNTSIFTGKRNSAMRGWRAIRREMGLQGTMTAWQLKKKWDNLKEKYKVMKNPPAGMESLTQPSSWRWFRLMDEALSGRLAGTAPVIEPSPQDEDDEDGTALPRLILPDTGAAFPELSVDEKGTLEGIGALGEGLRLAGAEACGDIEAASRTGTPAEADAAGGDGDRCQPTVMESHPVINTSQPGLLYATLLPSCTAIKTPSSSTHAAELQGEWRALEREQAEFERELIALERDRELLNRDTAALERDRTLIERDRAVLDRDRAFLDRDRAFLDRDRAVLERDRAVLDRDREDLERERALWRRERDGPAAAAVDGQQADMATEKEVVLRTRFYQSLMAADVDPDQRESRQRLVSLFQKLVEKL from the exons ATGGCGGCCAACACGTACAGAA TGACGGACCGAGACATCACACGGATGATACAGCTTCGTGCCACCAACACGTCCATCTTCACCGGGAAGAGGAACTCTGCTATGAGAGGCtggag GGCGATACGGAGAGAGATGGGGCTCCAGGGGACCATGACAGCCTGGCAGCTCAAGAAGAAGTGGGACAACCTGAAAGAGAAGTACAAG GTGATGAAGAACCCTCCGGCGGGCATGGAGAGCCTGACCCAGCCCAGCTCGTGGCGCTGGTTCCGGCTAATGGACGAGGCGCTGAGCGGCCGCCTGGcggggaccgcccccgtgatcgAGCCCTCGCCGCAGGACGAGGATGACGAGGACGGCACCGCGCTGCCTCGGCTCATTCTGCCCGACACGGGAGCAGCTTTTCCCGAGCTGAGTGTGGATGAAAAGGGAACGTTGGAGGGCATCGGGGCGCTCGGGGAGGGCCTGCGGCTCGCCGGAGCAGAAGCATGCGGAGACATCGAGGCGGCGAGCAGAACTGGAACGCCTGCGGAGGCGGACGCAGCCGGAGGAGACGGAGATCGG TGTCAGCCGACCGTGATGGAGAGTCACCCCGTGATAAACACAAGCCAGCCCGGGTTACTGTACGCCACCTTACTGCCCAGCTGCACCGCCATCAAGACGCCTTCCTCCTCCACGCACGCC GCGGAGCTGCAGGGAGAGTGGCGGGCTCTGGAGAGAGAGCAGGCCGAGTTCGAGAGAGAGCTGATCGctctggagagagacagagagctgctgAACAGAGACACGGCCGCTCTGGAGAGAGACAGGACGCTCATAGAGAGAGACCGAGCGGTTCTGGACAGAGACCGGGCATTTCTGGACAGAGACCGAGCGTTTCTGGACAGAGACCGAGCGGTTCTGGAGAGAGACCGAGCGGTTCTGGACAGAGACCGGGAGGAtttagagagagagcgagcgctgtggaggagagagagggacggGCCGGCTGCGGCCGCGGTGGACGGACAGCAGGCGGACATGGCGACGGAAAAGGAAGTTGTGCTACGCACGCGGTTCTACCAGAGCCTGATGGCAGCAGATGTGGATCCAGACCAGCGGGAGAGCAGACAGAGACTGGTGTCTCTGTTCCAGAAGCTGGTTGAGAAACTCTAA
- the LOC116059844 gene encoding uncharacterized protein LOC116059844 isoform X1 — MAANTYRMTDRDITRMIQLRATNTSIFTGKRNSAMRGWRAIRREMGLQGTMTAWQLKKKWDNLKEKYKVMKNPPAGMESLTQPSSWRWFRLMDEALSGRLAGTAPVIEPSPQDEDDEDGTALPRLILPDTGAAFPELSVDEKGTLEGIGALGEGLRLAGAEACGDIEAASRTGTPAEADAAGGDGDRCQPTVMESHPVINTSQPGLLYATLLPSCTAIKTPSSSTHAAAAARELDEKRAELQGEWRALEREQAEFERELIALERDRELLNRDTAALERDRTLIERDRAVLDRDRAFLDRDRAFLDRDRAVLERDRAVLDRDREDLERERALWRRERDGPAAAAVDGQQADMATEKEVVLRTRFYQSLMAADVDPDQRESRQRLVSLFQKLVEKL; from the exons ATGGCGGCCAACACGTACAGAA TGACGGACCGAGACATCACACGGATGATACAGCTTCGTGCCACCAACACGTCCATCTTCACCGGGAAGAGGAACTCTGCTATGAGAGGCtggag GGCGATACGGAGAGAGATGGGGCTCCAGGGGACCATGACAGCCTGGCAGCTCAAGAAGAAGTGGGACAACCTGAAAGAGAAGTACAAG GTGATGAAGAACCCTCCGGCGGGCATGGAGAGCCTGACCCAGCCCAGCTCGTGGCGCTGGTTCCGGCTAATGGACGAGGCGCTGAGCGGCCGCCTGGcggggaccgcccccgtgatcgAGCCCTCGCCGCAGGACGAGGATGACGAGGACGGCACCGCGCTGCCTCGGCTCATTCTGCCCGACACGGGAGCAGCTTTTCCCGAGCTGAGTGTGGATGAAAAGGGAACGTTGGAGGGCATCGGGGCGCTCGGGGAGGGCCTGCGGCTCGCCGGAGCAGAAGCATGCGGAGACATCGAGGCGGCGAGCAGAACTGGAACGCCTGCGGAGGCGGACGCAGCCGGAGGAGACGGAGATCGG TGTCAGCCGACCGTGATGGAGAGTCACCCCGTGATAAACACAAGCCAGCCCGGGTTACTGTACGCCACCTTACTGCCCAGCTGCACCGCCATCAAGACGCCTTCCTCCTCCACGCACGCCGCTGCTGCTGCCCGTGAGTTGGACGAGAAGCGGGCGGAGCTGCAGGGAGAGTGGCGGGCTCTGGAGAGAGAGCAGGCCGAGTTCGAGAGAGAGCTGATCGctctggagagagacagagagctgctgAACAGAGACACGGCCGCTCTGGAGAGAGACAGGACGCTCATAGAGAGAGACCGAGCGGTTCTGGACAGAGACCGGGCATTTCTGGACAGAGACCGAGCGTTTCTGGACAGAGACCGAGCGGTTCTGGAGAGAGACCGAGCGGTTCTGGACAGAGACCGGGAGGAtttagagagagagcgagcgctgtggaggagagagagggacggGCCGGCTGCGGCCGCGGTGGACGGACAGCAGGCGGACATGGCGACGGAAAAGGAAGTTGTGCTACGCACGCGGTTCTACCAGAGCCTGATGGCAGCAGATGTGGATCCAGACCAGCGGGAGAGCAGACAGAGACTGGTGTCTCTGTTCCAGAAGCTGGTTGAGAAACTCTAA
- the cd59 gene encoding CD59 glycoprotein: MHRCLGFFLLLFCGTLQMGSGLSCYKCTGYTGLCEDVQDCTYEDSCISLSEKGGKTIRQCIRYTDCNTGRLSQMFPSISAFTYRCCNSNLCNSGNAVTTATPALALAASVLSVWWSWI, encoded by the exons ATGCATCGCTGCCTGGGATTCTTCCTGCTGCTCTTCTGCGGGACGCTGCAGATGG GCTCTGGACTCAGCTGCTATAAGTGCACTGGTTACACTGGTCTCTGTGAGGACGTGCAGGACTGCACGTACGAAGACTCGTGCATATCTCTGAGTGAGAAAG GAGGGAAGACCATCCGTCAGTGTATCCGGTACACAGACTGTAATACCGGTCGTCTCAGCCAGATGTTCCCGTCCATCTCCGCCTTCACGTACCGCTGCTGCAACAGCAACCTCTGCAACTCCGGCAACGCTGTCACCACGGCAACGCCGGCCCTGGCCCTGGCGGCGTCCGTGCTCAGCGTTTGGTGGAGCTGGATCTGA
- the kcnj11l gene encoding potassium inwardly rectifying channel subfamily J member 11, like isoform X2, producing the protein MLARKGLLPDGFLLTRLAEDQNQPNRSRSRAHRARFITKSGSCNVAHRNIREQVTIGFGGRMVTEECVLAIMVLIIQNILGLIINAVMLGCVFMKTAQANRRAETLIFSRNAVIAPRNGRPTFMFRVGDLRKSMIISATVQLQVIRRTVTAEGEVIPVCQLDIQVENPLRSNGIFLVSPLIISHTMERGSPLYELSAQSLATDDLEIIVILEGVVETTGITMQARTSYTPEEILWGRRFVSIMTEEDGRYCVDYSKFGNTLPVKMSSLSAKELDQIRGVHEGGPDAAHPQGWGLVRAGRGGFRRGGGRACDGASAPQPWYAQSEPAPMAGREGEHRGREKKVQLEVIGRQTEEETLGD; encoded by the exons aTGTTGGCTAGGAAGGGTCTCCTGCCAGACGGTTTCCTGCTGACCCGTCTGgcggaggaccagaaccagccgaACCGCAGCCGCTCCAGAGCTCACAGAGCTCGCTTCATCACCAAGTCGGGATCCTGCAACGTGGCTCACAGGAACATCCGGGAGCAG GTGACCATCGGCTTCGGCGGGCGGATGGTGACGGAGGAGTGCGTTCTGGCCATCATGGTGCTGATCATCCAGAACATCCTGGGGCTGATCATCAACGCCGTGATGCTCGGCTGCGTCTTCATGAAGACGGCGCAGGCGAACCGCCGCGCCGAGACGCTCATCTTCTCCAGGAACGCCGTCATCGCCCCGCGCAACGGCCGGCCCACCTTCATGTTCAGAGTCGGAGACCTGAGGAAGAGTATGATCATCTCAGCCACCGTGCAGCTGCAG GTGATCCGGCGGACGGTGACAGCGGAGGGCGAGGTGATCCCCGTGTGCCAGCTGGACATCCAGGTGGAGAACCCTCTGAGGAGTAACGGCATCTTCCTGGTTTCCCCGCTGATCATCAGCCACACCATGGAGCGGGGGAGTCCGCTGTACGAGCTGTCGGCCCAGTCGCTGGCCACCGACGACCTCGAGATCATCGTCATCCTGGAAG gCGTGGTGGAGACCACGGGGATCACCATGCAGGCGAGGACCTCCTACACCCCCGAGGAGATCCTGTGGGGGCGCCGTTTCGTCTCCATCATGACGGAGGAGGACGGCCGCTACTGCGTCGACTACTCAAAGTTCGGCAACACGCTTCCCGTCAAGATGTCCTCGCTCAGCGCCAAGGAGCTGGACCAGATCCGGGGCGTGCACGAGGGAGGCCCGGACGCCGCGCACCCGCAGGGCTGGGGGCTCGTCCGCGCCGGGAGGGGGGGCTTCCGCAGGGGGGGGGGCCGCGCCTGTGACGGAGCCTCCGCCCCGCAGCCCTGGTACGCCCAATCAGAGCCGGCGCCCATGgcggggagagagggggagcacAGAGGGCGGGAGAAGAAGGTGCAGCTGGAGGTGATTGGACGACAGACGGAAGAGGAAACTCTCGGGGACTGA